Proteins co-encoded in one Oceanispirochaeta sp. genomic window:
- a CDS encoding 2-oxoglutarate dehydrogenase E1 component produces the protein MADKGISIDNLAYLESLLESGELSSEDLDQLGGSSSSIDNTLSDKQSRLNALIWAYRDAGHLHGHLNPLGHYMTREMKYIFLTMKGGVESLKPEQFGLDPEDLGKSFNPGRFFKEESMPLEQIIKRLDEVYRGTLGAEILHIQNVSMRNWLITNMERPEKSVPINPSLQKGIQEDLIRAEEFEKFINNRFVGQKRFSLEGGEVVIPALKYLFKKSFSLGIREAVIGMAHRGRLNVLVNAISKPAAEIFAMFQNNYQPYVYGGSGDVKYHVGQSCDFSDDEGRSLHISLVSNPSHLEAVNPVVEGKTRGIQRRRGDTNRKKVMPILIHGDAAFSGQGIVYETLNLSQLKGYRTGGTIHIIINNQIGFTTASRDSRSTFFATDVAKSLPIPIFHANGDDPESVIKAMDLAVRWRHKFGYDVVVDIICYRRLGHNEADEPSFTHPIMYHLIKKHPSVTTLYGEILKEKNIQSKIEQEGFRLSYITELAADFEEAKGYGDHQWNNAFRKGDWKGMTFEYSFDFPPTGVPPDRLRRIGEVLTTIPEGLTAHPKLKRFVENRRKALDDKTGIDWSFAESLAFGSLQTEGYHVRLSGEDCGRGTFSQRHAKWWDVSAENPQSYAPLNHLEKDPSGPMGVFSVYDSPLSEFSVLGFEYGYSLAMPRVLVLWEAQFGDFANGAQTIIDQFICSGEQKWFRSSGMVLLLPHGYEGQGPEHSNAYLERYLSLCAEDNMQVCNLTTPAQYFHILRKQMIQPFRKPLILMTPKSLLRHKLAVSDLKDLEEGQFQTVLEDDPKYRKAEVILLCSGKVYYDLLERRDQLDSERCAILRLEQIYPFPELRLKELIKSYPWFRQLRWVQEEPRNKGSWSFLQERLSRLGDRNWSYVGRPPSASSSAGAHVKNMEELESFLQEAFEEVNDK, from the coding sequence ATGGCTGACAAGGGCATATCCATCGACAATCTAGCCTATCTGGAATCTCTCCTGGAGAGTGGGGAACTTTCTTCAGAAGACCTGGACCAGCTGGGAGGTTCCTCTTCTTCTATTGACAATACCCTTTCTGATAAACAGAGCCGCCTCAACGCCCTGATCTGGGCGTACCGGGATGCAGGGCACCTCCATGGTCATCTGAATCCTCTGGGACACTACATGACCAGGGAGATGAAATACATCTTTCTGACCATGAAGGGCGGGGTGGAGTCATTAAAACCCGAGCAGTTCGGGTTGGACCCGGAGGATCTGGGGAAATCCTTCAATCCGGGACGTTTTTTCAAGGAAGAATCAATGCCCCTGGAGCAGATCATCAAGCGTCTGGATGAGGTTTACCGTGGAACTCTGGGAGCCGAAATCCTCCATATTCAGAATGTTTCCATGCGGAACTGGCTGATCACTAATATGGAACGTCCCGAGAAATCAGTTCCTATTAATCCTTCTCTTCAAAAGGGGATACAGGAGGATTTAATCCGGGCCGAGGAATTTGAGAAATTCATCAACAACCGCTTTGTGGGGCAGAAGAGGTTCTCCCTGGAAGGAGGAGAGGTTGTTATCCCTGCACTTAAATATCTGTTCAAAAAATCCTTCAGTCTGGGAATAAGGGAAGCTGTCATCGGCATGGCCCACCGGGGACGATTGAACGTCCTGGTCAATGCCATCAGCAAACCTGCCGCCGAAATCTTCGCCATGTTTCAGAATAACTATCAGCCCTATGTATACGGCGGCAGCGGGGACGTGAAGTATCATGTGGGACAGAGTTGTGATTTCTCAGATGATGAAGGCAGGAGTCTTCACATTTCTCTGGTTTCCAACCCCAGTCATCTGGAAGCCGTGAACCCGGTAGTGGAAGGAAAAACAAGGGGTATCCAGAGAAGACGGGGCGACACAAACCGGAAGAAAGTCATGCCCATCCTGATTCATGGGGATGCCGCTTTTTCAGGGCAGGGGATCGTCTATGAAACCCTGAATCTTTCTCAGCTCAAGGGTTACAGGACGGGAGGAACCATCCATATCATCATCAATAATCAGATCGGTTTTACCACGGCATCCCGGGATTCCAGGTCCACTTTTTTTGCCACTGATGTGGCTAAATCCCTTCCCATACCCATATTCCATGCCAATGGAGACGACCCCGAATCGGTGATCAAGGCCATGGATCTGGCTGTCCGCTGGCGGCATAAATTCGGCTATGATGTGGTTGTTGACATCATCTGTTACCGGCGTCTGGGCCACAATGAGGCGGATGAGCCCTCCTTTACCCATCCCATCATGTATCATCTGATTAAAAAGCACCCCTCGGTGACCACCCTCTATGGTGAAATCCTGAAAGAGAAGAATATTCAGTCCAAGATTGAGCAGGAGGGGTTCAGGCTCTCCTATATTACGGAACTGGCTGCCGATTTTGAAGAAGCCAAGGGCTATGGAGACCACCAGTGGAATAACGCCTTTCGTAAGGGGGACTGGAAAGGCATGACCTTTGAGTATTCTTTTGATTTTCCTCCCACCGGGGTTCCTCCAGACCGGCTTAGACGGATCGGTGAGGTCTTAACCACTATTCCCGAAGGCCTTACGGCTCATCCCAAGCTGAAGCGATTTGTAGAAAACAGGCGGAAGGCACTGGATGATAAGACGGGGATCGACTGGTCTTTTGCCGAATCCCTGGCATTCGGCAGTCTCCAGACGGAGGGCTATCATGTCCGTCTTTCCGGAGAGGATTGCGGGCGGGGTACCTTCTCGCAGCGCCATGCCAAGTGGTGGGATGTGTCTGCAGAAAATCCACAATCCTATGCCCCTCTGAATCATCTTGAAAAAGATCCTTCAGGTCCGATGGGTGTGTTTTCCGTGTATGACAGTCCTCTTTCAGAGTTTTCGGTCCTGGGATTCGAGTATGGATACTCTCTGGCCATGCCCCGGGTACTGGTTCTCTGGGAGGCACAGTTCGGCGATTTTGCCAATGGAGCCCAAACTATCATCGATCAGTTTATCTGTTCGGGAGAGCAGAAGTGGTTCCGCTCCAGCGGTATGGTACTCCTCCTTCCCCATGGCTATGAAGGGCAGGGTCCGGAGCATTCCAATGCCTATCTGGAACGTTACCTCAGCCTCTGTGCCGAGGATAATATGCAGGTCTGTAATCTCACGACTCCGGCACAGTATTTCCATATCCTGAGGAAACAGATGATTCAGCCCTTCAGAAAACCTCTGATCCTGATGACTCCTAAAAGCCTTCTGCGGCATAAACTGGCAGTCTCTGATCTGAAGGATCTGGAGGAAGGCCAGTTCCAGACAGTCCTGGAAGATGATCCGAAATACCGGAAAGCCGAGGTTATCCTTCTCTGTTCGGGCAAGGTCTACTACGATCTGCTGGAACGGCGGGATCAGCTTGACAGTGAGAGATGCGCCATCCTCCGTCTGGAGCAGATCTACCCCTTCCCCGAACTGAGGCTGAAAGAGCTGATCAAGTCTTATCCCTGGTTCAGGCAACTCCGCTGGGTCCAGGAAGAACCCCGGAACAAGGGAAGCTGGTCTTTCCTGCAGGAACGGCTCAGCCGTCTGGGTGACCGGAACTGGTCTTATGTGGGCCGGCCTCCTTCGGCCAGTTCCTCCGCGGGCGCCCATGTTAAGAATATGGAAGAACTTGAATCCTTCCTCCAAGAAGCTTTTGAAGAGGTGAATGATAAATGA
- the sucD gene encoding succinate--CoA ligase subunit alpha, whose product MSILLNEHTKVIVQGITGRDGSFHTMTMVGDGTKIVAGVTPGKGGQNLEGIPVYNSVADCLKEQQVDASVVFVPAPYAAAAVREALEAAIPLVVCITEGIPVKDMTDLYHRARQKGSVLIGPNCPGLISPGKSKIGIMPKRIHKAGGIGVISRSGTLTYEVVNELTLAGMGQSTCIGIGGDPIVGTGFVDLLERFEADPDTTAVVLIGEIGGEAEEEAAQFIKGKMTKPVVAFISGRSAPKGKRMGHAGAIISGGKGTAEAKIAAFEAAGVDVADKPDEIPGLIKKKLN is encoded by the coding sequence ATGAGCATACTCTTAAATGAACACACAAAAGTCATCGTTCAGGGAATTACCGGTAGGGACGGTTCATTCCATACCATGACCATGGTGGGGGACGGTACAAAAATTGTTGCCGGTGTCACTCCCGGTAAGGGGGGACAGAACCTGGAAGGCATTCCCGTATACAACTCTGTAGCCGACTGCCTGAAAGAGCAGCAGGTGGATGCCTCGGTTGTCTTTGTTCCCGCCCCCTATGCCGCCGCTGCCGTCCGGGAGGCCCTCGAGGCCGCCATTCCCCTGGTGGTGTGCATCACCGAGGGTATCCCTGTGAAGGATATGACAGATCTATACCATCGGGCCCGTCAAAAGGGATCTGTTCTGATCGGGCCCAACTGTCCGGGCCTCATCTCTCCGGGAAAGAGCAAGATCGGCATCATGCCTAAACGCATTCATAAGGCCGGAGGAATCGGTGTCATTTCCAGGTCGGGAACCCTGACCTACGAGGTTGTCAACGAGCTGACTCTGGCTGGAATGGGCCAGTCCACCTGTATCGGAATCGGTGGAGACCCCATCGTCGGAACCGGATTTGTGGATCTGCTGGAGCGCTTTGAAGCCGACCCGGACACCACGGCTGTGGTGCTGATCGGTGAAATCGGCGGTGAAGCCGAAGAAGAGGCCGCTCAGTTCATCAAAGGAAAAATGACCAAGCCCGTCGTTGCCTTTATCTCGGGACGGTCTGCTCCCAAGGGAAAGAGGATGGGCCATGCGGGAGCCATTATTTCCGGCGGAAAGGGAACGGCCGAGGCAAAAATTGCCGCCTTTGAGGCCGCCGGGGTCGATGTTGCCGATAAACCGGATGAAATTCCCGGCTTGATAAAGAAAAAATTGAACTAG
- the sucC gene encoding ADP-forming succinate--CoA ligase subunit beta — translation MNIHEYQAKELFASYGIPIKAFRLVTDSGQLAQAAADLGGETIVKAQVLTGGRGKAGGVKYAKTVEEAVKYGTDILKLTIKGFPVEKIILTEAADIKKEFYAGFITNRSTKAVTLMLSKAGGMDIEDLAVNSPDQILKIDFFAGTGADPDLYNSALKEIFETESHTAQARDILDKLYKLFLDKDCSLTEINPLSIVDDGTLVAIDAKMSFDDNALFAHPEIQALENAEETSQDEKDAREAGLSFVSLDGEIGCIVNGAGLAMATLDLIKMAGGEPANFLDVGGSSNPNKVLTALKIITGNPRVKAILINIFGGITRCDDIAKGLLMAREQINMDLPLVIRLVGTNQDEGRALLEAAGLQAYDGLSESVVKVVALAYPEGGRK, via the coding sequence ATGAATATACATGAATACCAGGCTAAAGAGCTGTTTGCGTCTTATGGAATTCCCATCAAGGCCTTTCGTCTTGTGACAGATTCCGGCCAATTGGCCCAGGCGGCTGCAGATCTGGGAGGTGAGACCATCGTCAAGGCCCAGGTTCTCACAGGAGGACGGGGTAAGGCGGGGGGAGTGAAATATGCCAAAACCGTGGAAGAGGCTGTCAAGTATGGTACAGACATACTGAAGCTGACCATAAAGGGATTTCCCGTAGAGAAAATTATCCTCACCGAAGCTGCGGATATCAAGAAGGAATTCTATGCTGGTTTTATAACAAACCGGAGTACCAAGGCCGTGACTCTGATGCTCAGCAAGGCCGGAGGAATGGACATTGAAGATCTGGCGGTCAACTCTCCCGATCAGATTCTAAAAATAGATTTTTTCGCAGGAACCGGTGCCGATCCGGATCTCTATAACTCCGCCTTGAAAGAGATCTTTGAAACAGAGTCCCATACCGCTCAGGCACGGGATATTCTGGATAAACTGTATAAGCTCTTTCTGGATAAGGACTGCAGCCTGACAGAGATCAACCCCCTGTCCATTGTGGATGATGGTACCCTTGTGGCCATCGATGCCAAGATGAGCTTTGATGACAATGCTCTTTTTGCTCACCCTGAGATTCAGGCTCTGGAGAATGCGGAAGAGACCAGTCAGGATGAAAAGGATGCCCGGGAGGCGGGGCTCAGTTTTGTCAGCCTTGATGGGGAAATCGGCTGCATCGTCAATGGGGCAGGTCTGGCCATGGCGACCCTGGATCTGATCAAAATGGCGGGAGGGGAACCGGCCAACTTCCTGGATGTGGGAGGGAGCTCCAATCCGAACAAGGTTCTCACGGCCCTGAAAATCATCACCGGTAATCCCAGGGTCAAGGCCATCCTGATCAATATCTTCGGCGGGATAACCCGTTGTGATGACATTGCCAAGGGGCTTCTCATGGCCCGTGAACAAATCAATATGGATCTGCCTCTGGTCATCCGTCTGGTGGGGACCAATCAGGACGAAGGCCGGGCTCTACTGGAAGCCGCCGGCCTGCAGGCTTATGACGGACTCAGCGAATCGGTTGTTAAAGTTGTTGCCCTGGCTTATCCAGAGGGAGGACGAAAATGA
- a CDS encoding succinate dehydrogenase/fumarate reductase iron-sulfur subunit: MQIELKIFRYNPETDSESRFDTYKVEAQPTDRVLDSLMHVYRNEDGSLAFRKSCAHGVCGSDAMRINGRERLACKTLIKDVAEADGDSILIEPLRHLPVQKDLMVDQSEFLARFKKISPYLIPVDKAPESGEYIQSQLQRDAIDDATKCINCGACYSACPVLEINPDFLGPAALVHATRFIFDSRDTGLDERIAVLDQPNGIWACDNHFECTKVCPRGIKITKLINMTKREIKKRKGE; encoded by the coding sequence ATGCAAATTGAATTGAAAATATTTAGATACAACCCCGAGACGGATTCAGAATCCCGGTTTGATACATATAAGGTTGAGGCCCAGCCCACCGACAGGGTTCTGGATTCCCTGATGCATGTGTACAGGAATGAAGACGGCTCTCTGGCCTTCCGCAAGAGTTGTGCTCACGGAGTCTGCGGCTCCGATGCCATGAGGATCAACGGCAGGGAACGTCTGGCCTGTAAAACCCTGATCAAAGACGTGGCCGAAGCCGATGGAGATTCCATCCTTATCGAACCTCTCCGTCATCTGCCAGTCCAGAAGGATCTGATGGTAGATCAAAGCGAATTCCTGGCACGTTTTAAAAAAATCTCCCCTTATCTGATTCCCGTTGATAAGGCACCGGAGAGTGGAGAATACATCCAAAGTCAGCTCCAGAGGGATGCCATAGACGATGCCACCAAATGCATCAACTGTGGAGCCTGTTATTCCGCCTGTCCCGTTCTGGAAATAAATCCTGACTTTCTGGGACCGGCCGCATTGGTTCATGCTACCCGATTTATCTTTGACAGCAGGGATACAGGTCTGGATGAGCGTATTGCTGTACTGGATCAGCCCAATGGAATCTGGGCTTGTGACAATCACTTTGAGTGTACAAAAGTCTGTCCCAGGGGAATCAAAATTACAAAGCTCATTAACATGACCAAGAGAGAAATCAAAAAGAGAAAGGGAGAATAG